In Vibrio crassostreae, one DNA window encodes the following:
- a CDS encoding Lcl domain-containing protein: MKPQLTILAISLALAGCGGSGGSDTSASAAPTYTVSGTVTAQNVDLQSKVCADINQNYMCDSGEPSSTANANGEFSITSTKKSILSVPLLAQVDTGIAANSTSGSASSYAYIAAPGLQKNTGNEINGISSLLAGYVADGLTVAEANSKLKAQLAKSGISISGDIQDDLSASELASLEQNIVSTIKAFKHSNRAFMLAQLSAKFDKSAADYVNGVLTNDEVTAFANFLEGELKAATALNDTGVLRYFSDIDDTQNVAEPQSSFPGQDAEYGFDKTELNSNTGNGFQFAKLDSSGQVLADDAAQWSCILDQRSGLIWESKTDDENSVQYKDRILALELPGLVTPYDQDVDLATCKTKGDAICTTQDYVEHINAMNLCGKSDWRLPTFHEFYNLLDFGETETNSDGEVYGLTYKYFPHQTLGIDYTTYTGSVWTQSITYSQYTNGAVTGGFYYNEIGTQGADRGVVGSIEIYSGDVDSSDNYDSYQFPVRLVSLQGQ; this comes from the coding sequence ATGAAACCTCAATTGACTATTTTGGCCATCTCTTTGGCCCTAGCTGGCTGTGGTGGTTCGGGCGGTTCCGATACCTCTGCATCGGCAGCACCAACCTACACTGTTTCAGGTACAGTGACAGCACAAAATGTAGATTTACAAAGTAAGGTCTGCGCAGACATCAATCAAAACTATATGTGTGATAGCGGAGAGCCAAGCTCGACGGCTAACGCGAATGGCGAATTTAGTATTACCAGTACTAAGAAGTCAATTTTATCGGTTCCTTTATTAGCTCAAGTGGATACGGGGATAGCAGCCAATAGCACGAGCGGTTCTGCGTCTTCTTACGCTTATATCGCAGCTCCCGGTCTTCAAAAAAACACGGGGAATGAGATTAATGGTATTAGTTCACTTTTGGCGGGTTATGTTGCGGATGGACTGACGGTTGCTGAGGCCAACAGCAAATTAAAAGCGCAGCTCGCGAAAAGTGGTATCTCTATTTCTGGTGACATACAAGACGATTTATCTGCGTCTGAGCTCGCGAGTTTGGAACAAAATATCGTATCAACAATCAAGGCTTTTAAGCACTCGAATCGTGCATTCATGCTCGCTCAGTTAAGTGCGAAATTTGATAAGAGTGCGGCTGATTATGTAAATGGCGTGCTCACAAATGATGAAGTTACCGCTTTTGCTAATTTCTTAGAAGGTGAATTGAAAGCTGCCACAGCATTGAATGATACTGGTGTTCTACGCTATTTCTCAGATATCGATGATACACAAAATGTCGCTGAGCCACAGAGTTCATTCCCAGGTCAAGATGCAGAATACGGCTTCGATAAAACAGAGCTGAATAGCAATACTGGCAATGGTTTCCAGTTTGCAAAGTTAGATTCAAGTGGTCAGGTGCTTGCTGATGATGCTGCACAGTGGTCTTGTATCCTCGATCAACGCAGTGGCTTGATTTGGGAGTCGAAAACGGATGATGAAAACTCTGTTCAATATAAAGATCGCATTTTAGCGCTAGAGTTACCTGGATTAGTAACGCCTTACGATCAGGATGTTGATCTAGCGACGTGTAAAACGAAAGGTGATGCGATATGTACCACTCAAGATTACGTTGAGCATATCAACGCAATGAATTTATGCGGTAAGTCAGATTGGCGTTTGCCAACGTTCCATGAGTTCTACAACTTGCTCGACTTCGGTGAAACTGAAACTAACTCAGATGGTGAAGTTTATGGTTTAACTTACAAGTACTTCCCACATCAAACCCTTGGTATTGACTATACGACTTACACTGGTTCGGTATGGACTCAATCCATTACTTATAGTCAATACACAAATGGCGCTGTCACGGGTGGCTTCTATTATAACGAGATTGGAACTCAGGGAGCAGATAGAGGGGTTGTTGGTTCCATAGAGATCTATTCAGGTGATGTTGATTCTTCAGATAATTATGATTCGTACCAATTCCCAGTTCGTTTAGTTTCACTACAAGGTCAATAG